Proteins encoded by one window of Arenicella chitinivorans:
- a CDS encoding CBS domain-containing protein: protein MNTLKLTPTIDIDELAWPNEELDLTTSSPAVHFLVDFKKTRPQTLKANLSAVEARRLMQAADVSTEVILDDAGRFLGIISADDIIERKITKKVSEGHRRSEILATDFMIPKRALRTIGYDEICKATIAEVIETLKQSGKPHCLVIDREDHLIRGIFSAVDISAKLQMPIHIQEKSDFYRIHTAAH, encoded by the coding sequence ATGAATACGCTTAAACTCACGCCAACAATCGATATTGATGAGCTAGCTTGGCCGAATGAAGAACTCGATTTGACCACATCGTCACCGGCAGTTCACTTTCTAGTCGATTTCAAAAAAACACGACCGCAAACACTCAAAGCTAATTTGTCTGCTGTGGAAGCACGACGTCTTATGCAAGCAGCAGACGTTAGCACTGAAGTCATTCTTGACGATGCTGGTCGATTCTTGGGCATTATCAGTGCCGACGATATTATTGAACGAAAGATCACCAAGAAAGTCTCTGAGGGACATCGCCGAAGTGAAATCCTCGCCACCGACTTCATGATTCCAAAACGCGCACTGCGCACTATTGGCTATGATGAGATCTGCAAAGCCACAATCGCTGAAGTGATTGAGACCCTTAAGCAGAGCGGCAAACCGCATTGTTTGGTGATTGACCGCGAAGACCACCTCATCCGTGGTATTTTCTCCGCGGTCGATATTTCAGCTAAGCTACAAATGCCAATCCATATCCAAGAGAAATCTGATTTCTATCGGATTCACACAGCGGCACATTAG
- a CDS encoding helix-turn-helix transcriptional regulator: MTSIITVDFYQEHPVSETSQRFVNKVWSLNNREAADPVGPKYLLPNGCFNFAVLQGGDAKVSTVHGYYELKPGLYLCSQMTGKVELTLGAFSHATLVQLHAWSLASFLSIDLGQFTDQVTSVKQVPNQLGVSPDLNSGISASNLVLEVNQFFDDLGSTPRVGLIESVCRQVLDCVGEGSVKSLADEHQVSVRKLQMDFKQAIGLTLKQYMNIVRLRAAVDSLTDESKSERNISRVAMQHNYFDQTHFNKSFKKVVQMTPLAFDESGFLLSEKSD; the protein is encoded by the coding sequence ATGACTTCAATAATCACCGTGGATTTTTACCAAGAACACCCTGTAAGCGAGACCAGTCAACGATTTGTTAACAAAGTGTGGTCGCTGAATAACCGTGAGGCAGCAGATCCGGTTGGCCCCAAGTACCTCTTGCCCAATGGCTGTTTCAACTTCGCCGTGTTGCAGGGCGGCGACGCTAAGGTAAGTACTGTACATGGATATTATGAGCTTAAACCCGGTCTTTATCTCTGTAGTCAAATGACAGGCAAAGTCGAGCTAACACTGGGCGCGTTTTCACATGCCACGTTAGTTCAGTTGCACGCGTGGTCATTGGCGAGCTTTTTATCTATCGATCTAGGGCAATTCACGGATCAGGTCACGTCCGTCAAGCAAGTCCCAAATCAGCTGGGAGTATCCCCGGACTTAAATAGCGGAATCTCCGCATCCAACTTGGTGCTGGAAGTGAATCAATTTTTTGATGATCTTGGCTCGACACCGCGCGTTGGATTAATAGAGTCTGTCTGCCGGCAGGTGCTCGATTGTGTAGGCGAAGGCAGCGTCAAAAGCTTGGCAGATGAGCACCAAGTCTCCGTTAGAAAGCTGCAGATGGACTTTAAGCAGGCGATAGGGCTGACGTTAAAGCAATACATGAACATCGTTCGTTTACGTGCCGCGGTGGATAGTTTGACCGACGAATCAAAGTCAGAGCGCAATATCAGCAGGGTAGCGATGCAGCACAATTACTTCGATCAAACGCACTTTAATAAATCGTTTAAGAAGGTCGTGCAAATGACGCCGCTGGCATTTGATGAGAGCGGGTTTTTATTGTCGGAAAAATCAGATTGA
- a CDS encoding amidohydrolase family protein has product MTETNLVIRNADVVVSNKRIASINGLVPSSATRIDGANQWLIPGLIDMHVHTNADINLRGNKPTAGPTIKFNMQDVMTTHIANGVTTIFELTGRVQHFAQRNAIVRGDIIGPRMAIARLLDGGDVGDPHSINSASDARQAVRSAKAEGYNFIKLYSRLSKDAFFAALDEANSHGMKVVGHIPDAFKGQTEEAFVPHFDLVAHAEEYSKQIRELPKTEEEADTFAKISKANNTWVIPNLIAITTIRDQVASIDAIRIMDRLKYVHPLIRDKWLNANNYQANASPEFLAYLNELVEFHKKLVVALHKAEVPMVVGTDAGVSGVMTGFAMHDELALLVEAGLSAEEVLIAATRKGAEWLSIDELVGTVEEGKYADLLLLDANPLDDISNTRRINGVFVDGRWLDKSKLSGMLTELAEWNQRTRDRYQWRNRREY; this is encoded by the coding sequence ATGACTGAAACCAATTTAGTCATCAGGAATGCGGATGTTGTGGTAAGCAATAAACGCATTGCCAGCATTAACGGCCTGGTACCCAGCTCAGCGACGCGCATCGACGGCGCTAATCAGTGGCTGATACCTGGCCTAATTGATATGCATGTGCATACCAATGCTGACATCAATCTGCGAGGAAATAAGCCAACTGCTGGCCCAACGATTAAATTCAATATGCAAGATGTGATGACTACGCATATTGCGAATGGCGTAACCACCATTTTCGAACTCACTGGCCGGGTTCAACACTTCGCGCAAAGGAATGCCATTGTTCGAGGTGACATTATCGGTCCTCGCATGGCGATTGCTCGCCTGCTGGATGGTGGCGATGTGGGTGATCCACACAGTATTAACTCTGCTAGTGATGCGCGACAAGCGGTGCGGAGTGCAAAAGCTGAAGGCTACAATTTTATAAAACTCTATTCACGATTAAGCAAAGACGCATTCTTCGCCGCGCTGGATGAAGCAAATAGCCATGGAATGAAGGTCGTCGGTCACATTCCTGACGCATTCAAGGGTCAGACGGAAGAAGCGTTTGTTCCCCATTTTGACCTTGTTGCGCATGCGGAGGAATACTCAAAACAGATACGCGAGCTGCCTAAGACGGAGGAGGAGGCGGACACTTTCGCAAAAATATCCAAGGCAAACAACACCTGGGTCATCCCAAACCTGATCGCCATCACTACGATTCGCGACCAGGTCGCGTCCATAGACGCAATTCGCATCATGGACAGGTTGAAATACGTGCACCCGTTAATTCGTGACAAATGGCTGAATGCTAATAATTATCAGGCCAACGCGAGCCCTGAATTTTTAGCGTATTTGAATGAACTAGTCGAATTCCATAAAAAGCTGGTAGTCGCCTTGCATAAAGCTGAGGTGCCCATGGTGGTTGGAACCGACGCTGGTGTATCGGGTGTGATGACCGGGTTCGCAATGCATGACGAACTCGCGCTCTTGGTCGAGGCAGGTTTAAGTGCCGAAGAAGTTTTGATCGCCGCCACACGCAAAGGCGCCGAATGGCTGTCAATTGATGAACTCGTTGGAACAGTCGAGGAAGGTAAATATGCTGATTTACTACTCTTGGATGCAAATCCGCTAGACGATATCAGCAATACTCGACGGATTAACGGCGTATTTGTTGATGGTCGCTGGCTAGATAAATCCAAATTGAGTGGCATGCTGACAGAGCTCGCTGAGTGGAATCAAAGAACGAGAGACCGATACCAATGGCGGAATAGACGCGAATATTGA
- a CDS encoding M20 metallopeptidase family protein produces MHSDTFDSHAMAIYPELLEVRHDLFDNPESSGKEERTARVVANYLKKLGLEVKTNIGGHGVVGVLKGAKPGKTVMWRADMDAATFRMGAHGHQGLSHICGHDFNTTIALGIANTLSQDVDNLAGTVVFLFQPAEESQQGAKAMIADGLFEMLAVDEVYASHIGPSATGVISTKTGNLFSHSRYLEIELNGTDAAESIASDVHKIMNGLTRVSSPKLFFDLNNAMSLTHGLANPNTIYQDYVFFAGPPQVSTNNSRTVLFAELYTANKGDIDATVSGLKKQLDRREYRDRVHAVRVSHVRQGVDNDARLVDQAKQLLLARFGDQVLETYYGQVPFASEDFGHFQTRVPGVYFFIGASNAGKGIVSFPHMPNFNVDEKVIRLGVTRFSTLLYSRLKTD; encoded by the coding sequence ATGCACAGCGATACGTTTGACTCGCACGCCATGGCTATCTACCCCGAGTTGCTCGAGGTTCGACACGACTTGTTTGACAACCCTGAAAGTTCCGGCAAAGAAGAGCGCACCGCGCGCGTTGTCGCGAACTACTTAAAGAAACTTGGTTTGGAAGTAAAAACTAATATCGGCGGGCATGGTGTTGTTGGCGTATTAAAAGGCGCAAAACCAGGCAAAACCGTTATGTGGCGAGCAGATATGGACGCAGCAACGTTTCGAATGGGGGCGCATGGGCATCAGGGCTTGTCACACATTTGCGGCCATGACTTCAACACCACGATTGCGCTCGGGATTGCTAACACCCTGTCACAAGACGTCGATAATTTAGCAGGAACCGTCGTTTTTCTATTTCAACCAGCAGAAGAAAGCCAGCAAGGTGCCAAGGCCATGATTGCTGACGGGTTGTTCGAGATGTTGGCGGTCGACGAGGTTTATGCGTCGCATATCGGCCCTTCTGCCACCGGTGTGATCAGCACCAAGACTGGTAACCTATTTTCGCACTCGCGTTATCTTGAAATTGAATTAAACGGGACTGACGCTGCTGAATCCATAGCATCAGATGTTCACAAAATCATGAATGGCTTGACGCGAGTATCTTCACCCAAGCTATTTTTCGATCTAAACAATGCGATGAGCCTGACGCATGGCCTAGCAAATCCGAACACGATTTATCAGGACTACGTCTTTTTTGCTGGCCCGCCGCAAGTATCGACCAACAATAGTCGCACAGTACTCTTCGCCGAACTGTATACCGCGAATAAAGGTGACATCGACGCGACTGTGAGCGGACTTAAAAAACAGTTAGACCGGCGCGAATACCGAGATCGAGTCCACGCTGTGCGGGTATCACACGTTCGACAAGGCGTCGATAACGATGCGCGCTTGGTAGACCAGGCCAAGCAGTTGTTGCTTGCACGTTTCGGTGATCAGGTATTGGAGACTTACTACGGACAAGTCCCCTTCGCGAGTGAAGACTTTGGGCATTTTCAAACGCGCGTTCCCGGTGTGTATTTTTTCATTGGCGCGTCCAATGCCGGCAAAGGTATCGTCTCTTTCCCACATATGCCGAATTTTAATGTTGATGAAAAAGTCATTCGCCTTGGTGTCACACGTTTTTCAACATTACTTTACAGTCGTCTCAAAACTGATTAG
- a CDS encoding helix-turn-helix domain-containing protein, which translates to MTALHQYISAVGSFQGVLLFFLLVCDKNTSAASKVLGLYCLTMGLAFFLPFISFGVTPSVFHPLAAWLFFVPVMYGPLLYLYCKKVVFNAPLTTSDLVHLTPLIVCYALNYDSLLFWHEGLRLWINGAAAPTQRLWLSEFILFVVPAAYLLATAVLIVRYFRRAENTLSNFDPAVFKWLGLLIGSFIGIFVLKGVMAFSNIATMTMLVVSDALIVLIILLIALTQWRYPRFFEVAQTEQTSGNPHSLASNQSSDVGAIDSEVRSIMYETLIDHMQREQSYRDRELSLTKLAQLTGLSPHHLSEVLNQYAGKNFNQFVNEYRVKEVCEQLNASNTTPVLDLALKAGFASKSTFNTIFKKLVGMTPTQYRLQRNDQ; encoded by the coding sequence ATGACAGCACTACACCAGTACATTTCCGCGGTCGGCAGCTTTCAAGGCGTCCTGCTTTTCTTTCTATTGGTATGCGACAAAAACACCAGCGCCGCCAGTAAAGTACTAGGGCTGTACTGCCTAACAATGGGCTTAGCATTCTTCTTGCCATTTATTAGCTTTGGGGTTACACCGTCGGTGTTCCATCCGCTCGCAGCCTGGTTGTTTTTTGTGCCGGTTATGTATGGTCCCCTGCTCTATTTATATTGTAAGAAGGTTGTCTTTAACGCGCCGCTAACCACCAGTGATCTAGTCCATTTAACACCGCTCATAGTTTGTTATGCGTTGAACTATGATTCGTTGCTCTTTTGGCACGAGGGGCTGAGGCTTTGGATTAACGGTGCCGCGGCACCGACACAAAGACTCTGGCTCAGTGAGTTTATTCTATTTGTCGTACCCGCTGCGTATTTGCTTGCGACTGCCGTATTAATTGTTCGATATTTTCGGCGAGCGGAAAACACCCTGTCAAACTTCGACCCGGCTGTTTTTAAATGGCTGGGGCTTCTGATCGGTTCGTTTATCGGTATTTTTGTACTCAAGGGCGTCATGGCGTTTAGTAACATTGCCACCATGACAATGCTGGTTGTATCCGATGCGCTTATCGTTCTGATTATTCTGTTGATCGCTCTAACCCAGTGGCGATATCCACGATTTTTTGAGGTGGCCCAAACCGAGCAAACTTCGGGCAACCCGCACAGCCTTGCATCAAACCAATCCTCTGACGTCGGTGCAATCGATAGCGAGGTTCGATCCATCATGTATGAGACCCTGATCGACCATATGCAACGTGAGCAGAGCTATCGAGACCGAGAACTCAGCCTCACAAAATTAGCCCAGTTGACAGGTTTATCGCCGCACCATTTATCTGAAGTATTGAATCAATACGCGGGTAAAAACTTCAATCAATTTGTGAATGAGTATCGCGTTAAGGAGGTTTGTGAGCAGCTGAATGCCTCAAATACGACTCCGGTGCTGGATCTTGCGCTTAAGGCTGGCTTTGCGTCAAAAAGCACCTTTAATACGATATTCAAAAAGCTGGTTGGTATGACGCCGACCCAGTACCGATTACAGCGTAACGATCAGTGA
- the tssC gene encoding type VI secretion system contractile sheath large subunit produces the protein MKGSLQETLGRVRPPRVQITYDVETGDAIELKELPFIVGIMADLSGDIVDELPPMKERQFIEIDRDNIDLVMKKIKPRLMLSWSDSTSTSSTEENDETEAAKPRAPVELFFESMDDFYPTKIITRIASLNDNYQQRRNLRDLIAKLDGNDKLINMLNETVADKDQQKQLKATFDGKTVDEFSTLDANEVTQKIIDDGGMVLHDSQKPYAMEQLGSFTVGVIGKGIEVEDATQVDCIGLINKRIDDIDHVLAAALDDILHHKAFQKLEGSWRGLHYLVKHTETSKHLKLRLLNASRDDLFKDLTKAVEFDQSGLFKMIYEKEYGTFGGEPYSVLIGDYEIGRLPNDIKFLELMSQVAAAAHAPFITNAYSSLFDLADFSSLHKPRDLAKIFESQELAKWRSFRETEDSRYISLTLPRVLMRLPYDPKKNPVEGINYKETVNGTDASSFLWSGSTFALAQRITNAFALYGWTAAIRGVEGGGLIEGLPTYTFPTAQGDTALTCPTEVAITDRREKELNDLGFMAICHCKGTDKAAFFGGQSTNQPRKYNTNEANANAAISSMLPYILSASRFAHYIKVIMREKIGSFMTRSNVEDYLNTWIAQYVLLDDAPPQEVKARYPLRQARIAVSDVPGKPGAYRATVFLKPHFQLEELTTSIRLVADLPS, from the coding sequence GTGAAAGGTAGTCTACAAGAAACACTTGGTCGCGTTAGGCCCCCAAGAGTACAAATCACCTACGATGTCGAAACAGGGGACGCAATCGAGCTCAAAGAATTGCCATTCATCGTCGGTATTATGGCGGACTTATCTGGCGATATTGTCGATGAGTTACCACCGATGAAAGAACGTCAATTTATCGAAATAGATCGGGATAACATCGACTTGGTGATGAAGAAAATAAAGCCCCGGCTTATGCTTAGCTGGTCCGACTCGACATCAACAAGCTCAACTGAAGAAAACGACGAGACAGAAGCCGCCAAGCCTAGAGCGCCGGTTGAACTGTTTTTCGAGTCGATGGATGACTTCTACCCGACCAAGATTATCACCCGAATAGCGTCATTGAATGACAACTACCAGCAACGTAGAAACTTGCGTGACTTGATCGCAAAACTTGATGGCAACGACAAGCTCATCAATATGTTGAATGAAACGGTCGCGGATAAAGATCAGCAGAAGCAGCTAAAGGCGACCTTCGACGGCAAAACCGTTGATGAGTTTAGTACCTTGGACGCCAATGAAGTCACTCAAAAGATCATCGATGATGGCGGCATGGTTTTGCACGATAGCCAGAAACCCTATGCGATGGAGCAACTCGGTTCGTTCACTGTGGGCGTAATCGGCAAGGGTATTGAGGTTGAGGACGCTACGCAAGTCGATTGTATCGGATTAATTAACAAGCGGATTGACGACATCGACCATGTGCTGGCCGCGGCTTTAGATGACATCCTTCACCATAAAGCATTTCAAAAACTCGAAGGCTCGTGGCGCGGGTTGCATTATTTGGTGAAACATACAGAGACCAGTAAACACCTCAAGCTTAGACTGCTCAATGCCTCGCGAGATGACTTGTTTAAAGATCTCACCAAAGCGGTCGAGTTTGATCAGTCAGGTCTGTTTAAGATGATCTATGAGAAGGAGTATGGAACCTTCGGTGGCGAACCTTATAGCGTGTTAATTGGTGACTATGAAATAGGTCGCTTGCCGAATGATATTAAATTCCTAGAGTTGATGAGTCAGGTTGCTGCAGCTGCGCACGCACCATTTATCACGAACGCCTATTCGAGCTTGTTTGACTTGGCAGACTTTTCAAGTTTGCACAAGCCTAGAGATCTGGCCAAGATCTTTGAGAGCCAAGAATTAGCAAAGTGGCGCAGTTTTCGTGAAACCGAGGACTCACGCTACATTAGCTTGACATTGCCACGGGTACTGATGCGTTTACCATATGACCCTAAAAAGAATCCAGTAGAAGGAATTAATTACAAGGAAACTGTCAACGGCACGGATGCGAGTAGTTTTCTCTGGAGCGGTTCGACCTTTGCGCTGGCGCAGCGTATCACCAATGCCTTTGCGTTATACGGTTGGACCGCAGCGATTCGCGGTGTTGAAGGTGGTGGCCTAATTGAAGGGTTGCCTACCTACACATTTCCCACTGCACAAGGGGATACCGCCTTGACCTGTCCTACTGAGGTGGCGATTACGGATCGGCGTGAAAAGGAGTTGAATGATCTGGGCTTTATGGCGATTTGCCATTGTAAAGGCACTGATAAGGCAGCGTTCTTTGGCGGGCAAAGTACCAATCAGCCACGCAAATACAACACCAACGAGGCGAATGCGAATGCCGCTATTTCGTCGATGCTGCCTTATATTCTGTCCGCCTCGCGTTTCGCGCACTACATCAAGGTGATCATGCGTGAAAAGATTGGCTCCTTTATGACTCGTAGCAATGTTGAGGATTACCTCAACACCTGGATCGCGCAGTACGTGTTGCTCGACGATGCACCACCACAGGAAGTCAAAGCACGTTATCCGTTACGCCAAGCTCGCATCGCGGTGTCTGACGTGCCCGGCAAGCCGGGTGCTTACAGAGCAACCGTGTTCCTAAAACCGCATTTTCAACTAGAAGAATTGACCACATCAATCCGTCTAGTTGCCGATCTTCCATCTTAA
- a CDS encoding Hcp family type VI secretion system effector: MDLVLLQPGNTDIVTNPGEGGSLIAGNVNGLPDDIKLDGCIELLSYHYGMKQQMTTDVSNSARTSGRPSLTDITCVKYYDKTSTAFYQQCLIGKPIDSGDPKAPTKLFLLRNAPGKDDTNTIANIMTIEMQNAMISSIECQSHPNDMATEQFTLNFTDIQWTYSAQLADATIKGQKIANWSVARNRPSAFTTYS, translated from the coding sequence ATGGATCTCGTACTTCTCCAACCAGGCAACACCGATATTGTTACCAACCCAGGTGAGGGCGGCAGCTTGATTGCCGGTAACGTGAACGGTTTGCCGGACGACATCAAGCTCGATGGTTGCATCGAACTGCTTTCTTATCATTATGGTATGAAACAGCAGATGACAACGGATGTGAGCAACTCAGCCAGAACCTCCGGGCGGCCGTCGTTAACCGATATCACGTGCGTCAAATACTATGACAAAACATCAACCGCTTTTTACCAACAATGTTTGATTGGCAAGCCGATTGACAGCGGCGATCCTAAGGCGCCAACTAAACTGTTTCTATTACGTAACGCGCCAGGCAAGGATGATACCAATACGATTGCCAACATCATGACAATTGAAATGCAGAACGCCATGATCAGTTCTATTGAATGCCAATCCCATCCCAATGATATGGCGACTGAGCAGTTCACATTAAACTTCACGGATATCCAATGGACTTACTCAGCGCAACTGGCGGATGCAACCATAAAAGGCCAAAAGATCGCGAATTGGAGCGTGGCCCGCAATCGCCCATCGGCGTTTACCACTTACTCTTAG
- the tssE gene encoding type VI secretion system baseplate subunit TssE has translation MRSLFDRIAKPAAQSLPLPDQVLCDELASVEAELNRLLNTRSYIAGTTRRRSRTVVDYGLDSIVNAGSTLNSRVSEVVEGVKSAIDTYEPRLENILVRGVLQDGDPTKLLVNVKARLRQSQTPIHFQIPIAMPTKHAMT, from the coding sequence ATGCGATCATTGTTTGACCGAATAGCGAAACCCGCGGCTCAGAGTCTCCCACTGCCTGACCAGGTTCTCTGTGACGAGTTAGCCTCGGTAGAGGCAGAGTTGAATCGACTGCTCAATACACGCTCTTACATAGCAGGCACAACGCGACGCCGCTCGCGAACCGTCGTCGACTATGGCCTCGACAGCATAGTCAATGCAGGTTCAACGCTGAACAGTCGAGTCAGCGAAGTGGTCGAAGGCGTTAAATCCGCAATCGACACTTATGAGCCTAGATTAGAAAATATTCTGGTTCGAGGTGTACTCCAAGATGGCGACCCCACCAAGCTGCTCGTCAACGTCAAGGCACGGTTACGCCAGAGTCAAACACCCATACATTTTCAAATACCGATCGCCATGCCAACGAAGCATGCAATGACATGA
- the tssF gene encoding type VI secretion system baseplate subunit TssF produces MISNGNEKVIDYFLSELQSLRKRAVQFSQDYSEVADELRLGGGRSDDPHVEMLLQSFAYLTARLRYNLDSDLPEIPTNLLRHLYPHLETPLPSMAVVQLDPFPESVDFKDGYPLKRGRQFKRQVTGRDNIAYDCYLRTAQDTELWPIKIVQAQLQPTNRFEQIELLNKDVRSVLHLRLQTTSDIEFSELNLERLRLFINSALGRSCFRLYDRLHRNLNSVIYRGSENNDFKTADISWLGFEPGHAILPYSKRSHPGYRLLQEYFAFPEKFMFFEINNIQSTDVGNQLDLYFLFDVDLSNENILSDDSLLLNCVPTINLFHTVTEPVRLNQREFEYLLIPDVRQYRACEIHSINKVVGTDVQGRSTEIQAFLPERDIYRMEQGSDYWSSRRDYPELKRFPGTETFISFHDQRFNVSLPATESIYAEVTCTNRDVVRNMRPGTSLRLVGEGPANEALLVTKPTRYQEPAVRGKQPWELVSQLTLNFASLSGSLNRPDSEHGSARENAGQTSQQENVLMVQNLLRMYSDADNLNHQSLVDSIINIQAEPSVAHTGLDAWRGFTQGMAITLLVDESRLDHTSVYLMSEILHRFFALYTTVNSFVSLTLFSIQRDEAIKTWPPLMGERALL; encoded by the coding sequence ATGATTTCGAACGGAAATGAAAAGGTCATTGACTACTTTTTGTCAGAGTTACAATCTCTGCGTAAACGTGCCGTACAGTTTTCACAAGACTACTCTGAAGTCGCAGATGAATTGCGTCTGGGCGGCGGGCGCTCAGACGATCCGCATGTTGAAATGCTACTACAATCGTTTGCGTATCTCACCGCGCGCTTGCGCTATAACTTGGATTCCGACCTTCCGGAAATCCCCACAAATTTGCTTCGGCATTTATATCCACACCTTGAAACACCACTGCCATCAATGGCTGTGGTGCAACTTGATCCATTCCCTGAGTCCGTGGATTTTAAGGATGGTTACCCGTTAAAACGGGGCAGACAATTCAAACGGCAGGTAACCGGCAGAGACAATATAGCCTACGATTGCTATTTACGAACGGCACAGGATACTGAGCTCTGGCCGATTAAGATCGTCCAAGCACAACTGCAACCAACCAATCGATTTGAACAAATCGAATTGTTAAACAAAGATGTTCGTTCTGTGCTTCACCTCCGGTTACAAACAACCAGCGATATTGAATTCAGTGAGCTGAATCTGGAACGTTTACGCTTGTTTATTAACTCAGCGTTGGGGCGAAGCTGTTTCAGGCTGTACGATCGGCTCCATCGTAATTTGAACTCGGTCATCTATCGCGGATCAGAAAACAACGACTTTAAAACTGCGGATATCTCCTGGCTAGGGTTCGAACCAGGCCACGCTATTTTACCGTACAGTAAGCGATCTCACCCGGGCTATCGCCTGTTACAGGAATACTTTGCTTTTCCCGAAAAATTTATGTTTTTTGAGATCAACAACATACAGAGCACGGATGTTGGGAATCAGCTTGACCTTTATTTCTTATTTGATGTTGACCTGTCAAATGAAAACATCCTCTCTGATGACAGTTTGTTGTTGAACTGTGTACCGACCATTAATCTGTTTCATACCGTCACTGAGCCTGTGCGGCTAAACCAACGCGAATTTGAATACCTGCTTATCCCCGATGTGCGTCAGTATCGCGCCTGTGAGATTCACTCGATCAATAAGGTGGTCGGCACGGATGTGCAGGGTCGATCAACGGAAATACAGGCCTTTTTACCGGAGCGTGATATTTACCGAATGGAACAGGGGTCTGATTATTGGTCATCTCGTCGTGACTACCCTGAACTGAAACGGTTTCCCGGCACCGAAACCTTCATCTCGTTTCACGATCAGCGCTTCAATGTATCGCTACCCGCCACCGAATCTATCTATGCGGAAGTGACGTGCACCAATCGCGATGTGGTTCGAAATATGCGCCCCGGTACCAGTTTGCGTCTTGTTGGCGAAGGGCCGGCCAATGAAGCGCTGCTGGTCACTAAACCGACCCGGTATCAAGAACCAGCCGTCAGGGGAAAACAACCCTGGGAGTTGGTATCTCAGCTCACACTCAACTTTGCGTCGCTGAGCGGCTCACTCAACCGGCCTGACAGCGAACATGGGTCTGCTCGGGAGAATGCGGGTCAAACATCGCAACAGGAAAACGTCCTGATGGTACAAAACCTGCTGCGAATGTACAGCGATGCCGATAACTTAAACCACCAATCATTGGTCGATTCCATCATCAATATTCAGGCCGAACCCAGTGTTGCGCATACCGGGCTCGACGCTTGGCGTGGATTCACACAAGGCATGGCGATCACACTGCTGGTCGACGAATCGAGACTCGACCATACCAGCGTGTACTTGATGAGCGAGATATTGCACCGTTTTTTTGCGCTTTACACCACCGTCAACTCTTTTGTAAGTCTAACCCTATTTAGTATTCAACGTGACGAGGCAATCAAAACATGGCCACCATTGATGGGCGAGAGAGCTCTTCTGTAA